In Anticarsia gemmatalis isolate Benzon Research Colony breed Stoneville strain chromosome 5, ilAntGemm2 primary, whole genome shotgun sequence, the following are encoded in one genomic region:
- the Zfrp8 gene encoding zinc finger protein RP-8 — MASTKVDIGFLEEKENWLLHPRFFPSKVGGKPAWLDLKNLRAPNELICKKCSDPLVFLCQIYAPYEDSDDGFHRTVFIFVCRNGSCCQTNTSDNFLVLRCQLPRQNDFYSFEPSEEIENQDFPMDEWPKLCELCGVKAPSHCSKCKKVYYCSRKHQVLDWQKEHKGICPEIQKANSYKSSNFKVTQAGKSILFKEWELIVDEEDEEDPKNVDENQEMEKLRKLMQEKRAGTLSNVSKDELEQYTKTMPEDKVFNKFSKRVARHPDQVLRYDRGGSPLWISGNTDNSIINVPNCQFCGGERQFEFQIMPQLLNFIDVGIELNSIDWGVLVVYTCKASCSQGPAYKEEYVIKQDLSN, encoded by the exons ATGGCTTCCACGAAAGTAGACATCGGTTTCTTGGAAGAAAAAGAGAATTGGCTGTTACATCCAAGATTCTTTCCCAGCAAAGTAGGAGGCAAACCAGCATGGTTGGATCTAAAGAATTTACGCGCTCCAAATGAGTTAATTTGTAAGAAGTGCAGCGACCCATTGGTTTTTCTTTGTCAA ATATATGCTCCATATGAAGACTCTGATGATGGATTCCACAGAACTGTATTCATATTTGTTTGTAGAAATGGATCATGTTGTCAAACAAATACTTCTGACAATTTCTTAGTATTGCGTTGCCAGCTTCCTCgtcaaaatgatttttattcttttgaacCAAGTGAGGAAATAGAAAATCAG GATTTTCCAATGGATGAATGGCCAAAACTTTGTGAGTTGTGTGGTGTTAAAGCTCCATCACATTGTTCTAAGTGTAAAAAGGTATATTACTGTAGTAGAAAACACCAAGTTCTTGATTGGCAGAAAGAGCATAAAGGGATCTGCCCAGAAATTCAG aaaGCAAACTCATATAAATCTAGTAACTTCAAAGTTACACAAGCAGGTAAATCAATACTATTCAAGGAATGGGAGCTAATAGTAGACGAAGAAGATGAG GAAGATCCTAAAAATGTTGATGAGAATCAGGAAATGGAAAAGTTAAGAAAATTGATGCAAGAGAAAAGAGCTGGTACTCTCAGTAATGTAAGCAAAGATGAATTGGAGCAGTATACTAAAACAATGCCTGAAGACAAAGTATTCAATAAGTTTAGTAAAAGAGTGGCTCGGCACCCAGACCAAGTGTTGAGATATGATAGAGGAGGGAGCCCTCTTTGGATTTCTGGTAATACTGATAATAGTATCATCAATGTACCCAACTGTCAATTCTGTGGTGGGGAAAGACAATTTGAGTTCCAA aTAATGCCTCAACTTCTAAACTTCATAGATGTTGGCATAGAGCTCAATAGCATAGATTGGGGTGTATTGGTGGTGTACACTTGTAAAGCAAGCTGTAGCCAAGGACCTGCATATAAAGAggaatatgtaataaaacaagatttgtCCAACTAA
- the LOC142972986 gene encoding transmembrane protein 242 has product MSSQVDSVEKEERLQRIKAGAFLATVAGISAFVGFGATLSTAKKADPKYFNKGLHGSPELADAGAILALRALGWGTLYAITGTTCLCYGIWKLSGAKDLKEFRVKMGNLLPMLPKNNPPQSRTEFSGLNDLMTYLSEEYGKPPVKEK; this is encoded by the exons ATGTCAAGTCAGGTAGACTCCGTGGAAAAAGAAGAGCGCCTCCAACGGATAAAAG CTGGTGCATTCCTTGCGACGGTTGCTGGGATTTCTGCATTCGTAGGTTTCGGTGCAACATTGTCAACTGCAAAGAAAGCAGACCCAAAGTACTTCAATAAAG GATTACATGGCTCACCGGAGTTAGCAGATGCTGGTGCTATACTTGCTCTAAGAGCTCTTGGTTGGGGAACACTTTATGCTATAACTGGCACCACATGTTTATGTTATGGGATATGGAAACTCTCTGGTGCTAAAGAT CTAAAAGAATTCAGAGTAAAAATGGGTAATTTACTACCAATGTTACCCAAGAACAATCCACCGCAGTCCAGGACAGAGTTTAGTGGATTAAATGATTTAATGACATATTTATCAGAAGAATATGGGAAGCCACCAGTGaaggaaaaataa
- the Dus4 gene encoding dihydrouridine synthase 4, whose product MMKSKTNIVDLFDEAKSNNKYLKVCAPMVRYSKVQFRTLVKNYGVDLCFTPMILADSFCQNSKARHSEFSTTANDTPLIVQFAANSREDFVDASKLIYAYADGVDLNCGCPQKWAMKDGYGCALLSKPEVIHDLVRGIKNNLPNDFSVSVKIRILKEFKKTITMCQQLEKCGVSFLTVHGRTPTQKSGDKIDTFALQEVCESVKIPIIANGGIKTLQDADNLYNEINCNGVMAASGLLTNPGLFSGAEKTPLSCVKLWMDMKDKENERITFQCYHHHLVFMLEKVLSKQQKSVFNHLSTFESVDKYLYEHLIDSVDEQILKYNFDEFIECQFSDEITMKHSIKCRGCGKSMCYCKCTKYDSNTSDGKYFQSCVTDSSDYMDCNIFDES is encoded by the exons ATGAtgaaaagcaaaacaaatattgtgGATTTGTTTGATGAAGCTAAGTccaataataagtatttaaaagtatgCGCGCCTATGGTACGATATAGCAAAGTTCAGTTCAGAACACTTGTTAAGAA CTATGGAGTGGACCTGTGCTTTACTCCCATGATTTTGGCAGATTCATTTTGTCAAAATTCAAAGGCCCGCCACAGTGAGTTTTCTACAACAGCCAATGATACCCCTCTGATTGTTCAGTTTGCGGCAAACAGCAGAGAAGACTTCGTAGATGCCTCTAAACTGATTTATGCATATGCAGATGGAGTGGATTTAAATTGTGGTTGTCCACAGAAATGGGCTATGAAAGATGGATATGGTTGTGCACTGTTATCTAAACCAGAAGTTATACATGACTTAGTAAGAGGCATAAAGAACAATCTACCCAATGATTTTAGTGTGTCtgttaaaataagaatattgaaAGAATTCAAGAAAACAATTACCATGTGCCAACAATTAGAAAAATGTGGAGTTAGTTTTTTGACTGTTCATGGAAGGACACCAACACAAAAAAGTGGTGATAAAATAGATACATTTGCTTTACAAGAAGTCTGTGAGTCAGTTAAAATACCTATAATTGCAAATGGtggtataaaaactttacaagatgcagataatttgtataatgaaataaattgtaatggTGTAATGGCTGCCAGTGGACTCCTCACTAACCCAGGACTATTTAGTGGTGCTGAAAAGACTCCCCTTAGTTGTGTGAAATTGTGGATGGACATGAaagataaagaaaatgaaagaaTAACATTTCAATGTTACCATCAccatttagtttttatgttagaAAAAGTTTTATCCAAACAACAGAAATCAGTATTTAATCACCTTAGTACATTTGAAagtgttgataaatatttatatgagcATTTAATAGATTCTGTTGATGAGCAAATTTTGAAgtataattttgatgaatttattgAATGTCAATTCTCTGATGAAATAACTATGAAACATTCCATAAAATGTAGAGGGTGTGGTAAAAGTATGTGTTATTGTAAATGTACTAAATATGATAGTAATACTAGTGatggtaaatattttcaatcttGTGTGACAGATTCATCAGACTATATGGACTGCAATATATTTGATGagtcataa